The following are encoded in a window of Carya illinoinensis cultivar Pawnee chromosome 15, C.illinoinensisPawnee_v1, whole genome shotgun sequence genomic DNA:
- the LOC122297288 gene encoding protein RADIALIS-like 4, translating into MANSGSTWTAKQNKLFENAVAMYGKDTGPDRWQNLAKAVGGKTVEEVKRHYEFLVEDVRQIETGQVPLPNYRKITTAATNKGYNNNYMDEEQRLKGLKLQ; encoded by the exons ATGGCAAATTCAGGATCCACTTGGACAGCCAAGCAAAACAAACTGTTCGAGAATGCTGTGGCCATGTATGGCAAGGACACTGGCCCAGACCGCTGGCAGAATCTAGCCAAGGCAGTTGGGGGCAAAACCGTGGAGGAAGTGAAGAGGCATTACGAGTTTCTTGTCGAAGATGTCAGGCAGATTGAGACAGGCCAAGTGCCCCTCCCCAATTACAGAAAGATCACTACTGCCGCAACCAACAAAGGTTATAACAACAATTACATGGATGAAGAACAAAG GCTGAAGGGTCTGAAGCTCCAATGA